GGTCAACTCCACCTCGATGTCCCGGTCCTTCAGCTTCGTGGCCATCTCCGCAATCAAGATGTCGACGATCTTGACCATGTCGTTGAGGTTGAGCGCTCGGAAGACGACGATTTCGTCCACCCTGTTTAAGAATTCCGGGTTGAAGATGCGCTTCACCTCGTCCATGATGCGCTTCTTCATGCTCTCATAGTCGGAGCGCTCATCGCCCTTGGAGAAGCCGAAGCCGCCGGTCTTGCGAATCTCGCGCGCACCAATGTTGGAGGTCATGATGAGGATGGTGTTCTTAAAGTCGACTTGCCGCCCCAGGCCGTCGGTGAGCCGACCGTCGTCCAAAATCTGCAGCAGGATGTTGAAGACGTCCGGGTGAGCCTTCTCGATCTCGTCAAAGAGCACCACCGAGTAGGGGTGGCGGCGCACTTTCTCGGTGAGCTGTCCACCCTCTTCGTAGCCGACGTAGCCCGGAGGTGCGCCGGTGAGCCGCGAGACGGAGAACTTTTCCATGTACTCGGACATGTCGATGCGAATGAGGGCCTGCTCGCTCTCGAAGAGGTAACGCGCCAGTTCTTTGGCCAGTTGCGTCTTGCCCACGCCAGTGGGGCCGAGGAAGATAAAGGAGCCGATAGGCCGGTTGGGGTCCTTGAGCCCGGCGCGCGTGCGTTGGATGGCCTTGGTCAGCACGCGGATCACTTCATCCTGCCCGATGATGCGCTGGCGCAACTCGTCCTCCATGCGCAGGAGACGCTCCGACTCGGACTGCGCCACCTTCTGCACGGGAATGCCGGTCATCATAGAGACCACGGCAGCAATCTCCTCCTCGGGCACAGTGGCCACGATCTTCTGGTCCTCCTCCTCCCACTTCTTGCGCGCCTCCTCCAGCTCGCGCATCAGCCGCTTCTCTTGGTCGCGCAGCACCGCCGCGCGCTCAAAGTTCTGGCTGGCCACCACCGCTTCCTTTTCGCTCTGCAGGCGCTTGACCTTTTCCTCCAGCTCGGTGATGGCCTTGGGGACGACGATGTTGTTCAGGTGCACGCGTGCCCCTGCCTCGTCCATGACATCGATGGCCTTGTCCGGCAGATAGCGGTCGGTGATGTAGCGCTCCGACAGCCGCACCGCCGCCTCGATCGCCTTGTCGGTGTACTTCACATGGTGGTGCTTCTCGTAGCGGTCCTGCAGGCCCTTGAGAATCTGCAGGGTCTCCTCGGGCGTGGGCGGATCGACCATGATCTTCTGGAAGCGGCGATCCAATGCCCCATCCTTCTCGATGTACTGCCGATACTCGTCCAAGGTGGTGGCGCCGATGCACTGCAGCTCGCCACGAGAGAGGGCGGGCTTGAACATATTGGAGGCGTCCAGTGAGCCGGAGGCGCTGCCTGCACCGACGATGGTGTGCAGCTCGTCGATGAACAGGATGACGTCCTTGGCCTTGACCAGCTCGTTCATGATGGCCTTCATGCGCTCCTCGAACTGGCCGCGGTACTTGGTGCCCGCCACGATGGCCCCTAAGTCGAGGGTGACCACCCTCTTGTTGTGCAGGACACGCGGCACCTTCTTCTGCACGATGCGCAGGGCCAGGCCCTCAGCGATGGCCGTCTTGCCCACCCCCGGCTCGCCGATGAGCACCGGGTTGTTCTTCTTGCGCCGGCTCAACACCTGCGCCACCCGCTGAATCTCCTCGTCGCGACCGATAATTGGGTCAAGCTCCCCCCGGCGCCCCAACTCGGTGAGGTCGCGACCAAAATGGTCAAGCGCCGGTGTCTTGGAACCGCGTTGTGACGACAGTTCCTTGTCGGAAGACATTTCGCCTTGCATGATACTCTCCAACTCCTGGGCTACTGCCTCATAGGTCACATCAAAGGTGTGCAGCACCTGGCTGCCAACATCGTCGCGCTCTTTGACCAGGGCCAGCAGCAGGTGCTCAGTGCCGATGATGTCCGAGCGATATCGTTCGGCCTCATTGTAGGCCATCTTGAGGGCCTTCTCAGCCCGGCGGGTGAAGGGGATATTACCGTAGGTGGTAGTCTCGCCCGTCACGCCCACGGCATCCTCCACGGCGCTGCGGATTTCGTCCAAGTCGCAGCCCAGGCGCTGCAAGATGGTCACGGCAAGCCCTTCGCCCTCGCGAATCAGACCGAGCAGAAGGTGCTCGGTGCCGATGTGATCGTGCCCCAGCCGCCTGGCTTCGTCCCTGGACAACTGGATGACCCGTTGCACCCGCTGCGAAAAGTTGTTTCTCATGGCACCAACTCCATTATGTCCACCCCCCATGCAAATGCGCTATGCCACGCCGGAGGAATGCTCCCTGTCACACCTCCAGATAGTCGCGGACAAACTGCGCGCGATAGGCATCGCGCTCTTCGTTGTCCATCTCTTTGCCCGCGCGCTTTTGCAAATGCGCCGGCAGGGCAATCACCAGGAGCTCGTTGAGCCGCCTGCGGGGGATAGGCGGCAATAGCCCCAGCTCGCTCCCCACGCGCACTGCCGGCAGGAGATTCATGAGCTCCAGCGAGGAAATCAGCTGTGCGTGCTGCAACAGTGCCCGCGCGCGGTACACCAGGTCCCTGACCCGCAAAGGGCGCTGCTGCA
The genomic region above belongs to candidate division KSB1 bacterium and contains:
- a CDS encoding ATP-dependent Clp protease ATP-binding subunit, whose protein sequence is MRNNFSQRVQRVIQLSRDEARRLGHDHIGTEHLLLGLIREGEGLAVTILQRLGCDLDEIRSAVEDAVGVTGETTTYGNIPFTRRAEKALKMAYNEAERYRSDIIGTEHLLLALVKERDDVGSQVLHTFDVTYEAVAQELESIMQGEMSSDKELSSQRGSKTPALDHFGRDLTELGRRGELDPIIGRDEEIQRVAQVLSRRKKNNPVLIGEPGVGKTAIAEGLALRIVQKKVPRVLHNKRVVTLDLGAIVAGTKYRGQFEERMKAIMNELVKAKDVILFIDELHTIVGAGSASGSLDASNMFKPALSRGELQCIGATTLDEYRQYIEKDGALDRRFQKIMVDPPTPEETLQILKGLQDRYEKHHHVKYTDKAIEAAVRLSERYITDRYLPDKAIDVMDEAGARVHLNNIVVPKAITELEEKVKRLQSEKEAVVASQNFERAAVLRDQEKRLMRELEEARKKWEEEDQKIVATVPEEEIAAVVSMMTGIPVQKVAQSESERLLRMEDELRQRIIGQDEVIRVLTKAIQRTRAGLKDPNRPIGSFIFLGPTGVGKTQLAKELARYLFESEQALIRIDMSEYMEKFSVSRLTGAPPGYVGYEEGGQLTEKVRRHPYSVVLFDEIEKAHPDVFNILLQILDDGRLTDGLGRQVDFKNTILIMTSNIGAREIRKTGGFGFSKGDERSDYESMKKRIMDEVKRIFNPEFLNRVDEIVVFRALNLNDMVKIVDILIAEMATKLKDRDIEVELTKGARELLATKGFDPVFGARPLRRTIQKMVEDPIAEEILRGRFGDGSRIRIGHKGGNLTFTEIGRKPVRRDGPREEGRTEAVSN